One Paenibacillus sp. FSL W8-0186 genomic window carries:
- the prmC gene encoding peptide chain release factor N(5)-glutamine methyltransferase, whose amino-acid sequence MNRDGVSYTLSDKHNISEARREASSFLAAAGVQEPDSNAELLIRHVLGLEGAAYLAALRDPFPGEKKEAWEEVIRRKAAGEPAQYIIGEQEFYGLTFQVTPAVLIPRPETELLVEAIVQQADRLPAGGALYAADIGTGSGAIAAALKHLRPNWRVAASDISPDALAVAQGNVRRLGLDVAFKQGNLLEPFAGEALDIVVSNPPYIPADVIAGLQPEVRDYEPRTALDGGPDGLAPYREMMAQLALLPQPPRLIGFELGLGQAADVAEMLRAAGHWQDIVTVPDLVGIDRHVLGVAVR is encoded by the coding sequence TTGAACAGAGACGGCGTGAGCTATACCCTATCTGACAAGCACAATATTTCGGAAGCCCGCAGAGAGGCTTCTTCTTTTTTAGCGGCGGCGGGCGTGCAGGAGCCGGACTCCAACGCCGAGCTGCTGATCCGGCATGTGCTCGGCCTGGAGGGCGCCGCTTATTTGGCGGCGCTGCGCGATCCGTTCCCGGGCGAGAAGAAGGAAGCGTGGGAGGAAGTGATCCGCCGCAAAGCGGCGGGCGAGCCAGCGCAGTACATTATCGGGGAGCAGGAATTCTACGGCCTGACCTTTCAAGTCACGCCGGCTGTGCTGATTCCCCGCCCGGAGACGGAGCTGCTCGTGGAGGCGATCGTGCAGCAGGCCGATCGCCTGCCGGCCGGCGGCGCGCTGTATGCCGCCGACATCGGCACCGGCAGCGGCGCGATTGCCGCTGCCTTGAAGCACCTGCGCCCGAATTGGCGCGTGGCGGCGAGCGATATCTCGCCGGACGCGCTGGCGGTGGCGCAGGGCAATGTCCGGCGGCTCGGCCTGGACGTGGCGTTCAAGCAGGGGAACCTGCTTGAACCGTTTGCGGGCGAGGCGCTGGACATCGTGGTGTCCAATCCGCCGTACATTCCGGCGGATGTGATCGCGGGCCTCCAGCCGGAGGTGCGCGACTATGAGCCGCGCACTGCACTCGACGGAGGCCCGGACGGCCTGGCGCCATACCGCGAGATGATGGCGCAGCTCGCGCTGCTTCCGCAGCCGCCTCGATTGATCGGCTTCGAGCTGGGCCTGGGGCAGGCCGCCGATGTAGCCGAGATGCTGCGGGCAGCCGGGCATTGGCAGGACATTGTGACCGTTCCGGATTTGGTCGGAATTGACCGGCATGTGCTGGGTGTCGCGGTTCGCTGA
- the prfA gene encoding peptide chain release factor 1 produces MLDRLQSLADRYEKLSELLCDPDVANDTKKLRDYSKEQSDLQPAYEAYTEYKKVIEELEAAKAMQAEKLDDEMREMVKMEIEELSARQQELEEQIRILLLPKDPNDDKNVIVEIRGAAGGDEAALFAADLYRMYTRFADNQGWKVDVMDVNESDLGGFKEIIFMINGRGAYSKMKYESGAHRVQRIPATESGGRIHTSTSTVAVMPEAEEVDVEILDKDIRVDTFCSSGAGGQSVNTTKSAVRVTHIPTGIVATCQDGKSQNSNKEKALQVLRARISDMMRQEEEAKYAGERKSKVGTGDRSERIRTYNFPQSRVTDHRIGLTVHKLDQVMNGDIEEFVSALTLAEQAEMMDKGE; encoded by the coding sequence TTGTTAGATCGACTTCAATCCCTAGCTGATCGTTATGAGAAACTGAGCGAATTGCTCTGCGATCCGGATGTAGCGAATGACACGAAGAAACTAAGGGATTATTCCAAGGAACAATCGGACTTGCAGCCTGCTTACGAGGCTTATACCGAATATAAGAAAGTCATCGAAGAGCTCGAGGCGGCGAAAGCTATGCAGGCCGAGAAGCTGGACGATGAAATGCGCGAAATGGTCAAGATGGAAATTGAGGAGCTGTCCGCCCGCCAGCAGGAGCTGGAGGAGCAGATTCGTATTCTCCTTTTGCCTAAAGACCCGAACGATGACAAGAACGTTATCGTGGAAATCCGCGGTGCGGCTGGCGGGGACGAAGCGGCTTTGTTTGCGGCTGATTTGTACCGCATGTATACGCGCTTTGCTGACAACCAAGGCTGGAAAGTGGATGTCATGGACGTCAACGAGAGCGATCTCGGCGGCTTCAAGGAAATTATTTTCATGATTAACGGCCGCGGCGCTTACAGCAAAATGAAATACGAGAGCGGTGCGCATCGCGTACAGCGTATCCCGGCGACGGAGTCCGGCGGACGGATTCATACTTCCACCTCGACGGTAGCGGTTATGCCGGAAGCCGAGGAAGTGGACGTCGAAATTCTCGACAAGGACATCCGCGTCGATACGTTCTGCTCCAGCGGTGCAGGCGGCCAGTCCGTTAACACCACGAAGTCGGCCGTACGGGTCACGCATATCCCGACGGGGATTGTGGCGACGTGTCAGGACGGCAAATCGCAGAACTCCAATAAGGAGAAGGCGCTGCAGGTGCTTCGGGCCCGGATTTCTGATATGATGCGCCAAGAGGAAGAGGCGAAATACGCCGGCGAGCGGAAGAGCAAAGTGGGTACAGGTGACCGCAGTGAGCGGATCCGTACGTATAACTTCCCGCAGAGCCGGGTAACCGACCATCGGATTGGCCTGACGGTTCATAAGCTGGATCAGGTGATGAACGGGGATATCGAAGAGTTCGTATCCGCGCTGACCCTGGCGGAGCAAGCTGAAATGATGGATAAAGGAGAATAA